One window of Nitrosophilus labii genomic DNA carries:
- the traL gene encoding type IV conjugative transfer system protein TraL: MAPEGYIHINKYIDTKPMFGNWEIDTLVVFSIFIGIAIMFTKGFIPFSTFFGLGVLTATLYEKIKKSKIKGFFLHILYMLGIRQPKTLPPSYMRIFTGA, translated from the coding sequence ATGGCCCCAGAAGGGTATATACATATAAATAAATATATAGATACTAAACCGATGTTTGGCAACTGGGAAATAGATACTCTTGTAGTATTTTCAATTTTTATAGGTATAGCAATTATGTTTACAAAAGGTTTTATCCCCTTTTCGACTTTTTTTGGACTTGGGGTTCTGACTGCAACTCTATATGAGAAAATAAAAAAATCAAAGATTAAGGGTTTTTTTCTTCACATACTTTATATGCTTGGTATACGCCAGCCAAAAACTTTACCGCCTTCATACATGAGAATTTTTACAGGAGCGTAA